The genomic region CGCAGCTTGATCTGCTCATCAACAACGCCGGGGTGATGGCAATCCCTTATCGCCAAACCGCGGAAGGCTTTGAGATGCAGTTGGGCACAAATCATCTGGGGCATTTCGCCCTCACCGGGCTGCTGCTCGATTTGGTGCTGAAAGCTGAAAATGCGCGCATTGTGACGATTAGCAGCCAGGCGCACAAAACGGGGCGCATCAATTTTGATGATTTGAACAGCGAAAAATCGTATAGCAAATGGCTGGCCTACGGACAGAGCAAACTCGCCAATTTATTGTTCGCCTACGAGTTGCAGCGCAAGCTGGCCGCGGCGGGGCATGATACCCTCAGTGTAGCGGCGCATCCCGGCTATTCGGCAACGAATTTGCAAGACAGCAGCGGCATCTTTAGCGCGCTGAATCCGCTGATTGCACAGTCAGCGGCGATGGGAGCGCTGCCCACTTTATTTGCAGCAACCCACCCCGAGGTCGAGGGCGGCGATTTCATCGGCCCGCGTAGTTTTGGCGGCTGGCGCGGCTATCCTGCTAAAGCGCGATCCAATCTGGCATCTTATGATGAATCTGTGGCGAAAAAGTTATGGGCAGTGTCGGAAGAATTGACCGGCGTGCAATATTCATTTTAAACGCAAGACTTCCGAAGTTTTGATAACTTCGGAAATCTTTTGCTGCAAACAGGCGCTTACAGCGTTTTTACCTTGACGGCTGTAACCTTGGTTTCGGGGATTTTGGCGATTGGATCGAGCGCCGGATTGGTGATCTCGTTGGTGCGGCTTTCATGGAAATGGAAGGTCATTGAGCACATGCCGGTGCGGCAAATATCGGTGACTTTGGCCTGCACTTTGATTGTGCCGCGGCGTGAAGTCACTTCAACCCACTGACCGTCTTCGATGCCGAATTTGGCCGCGTCGGCCGGGTTGATCTTAAGCCACTCGTTGCTGTCCAACTCTTCCAGACCCGCTACCCGACGGGTCATCGTAGCCGAGTGGTAATGATACAAGCTGCGGTCGGTGGTCAGGATGAGGGGATATTCCTCGTCGGCGATTTCAGCAGAGATTTTGTATTCCACCGGGTTGAAATGGCCTTTCCCATTGGGGCGGGCAAACTTGCCTTTGTGCAGATACGGCGTGCCGGGGTCGTCTGCGCTGCGGCAGGGCCACTGCAAGCCAACTTCTTCGATACGCTCGTAGGTGATGCCCGCGTAGATGGGGGTGACGGCGTTGATCTCGTCCATGATCTCGGAGGGATTGGCAAAGTCGAAGCCTTTTTCGCCCATTTTTTGCGCGATCTGGGATGTGATCCACCAATCGGGTTTGGCCTCCCCTCGGGCCTGGATCGCTGCCCGGACGCGTTGAACCCGCCGCTCAGTATTCGTGAACGTCCCCTCTTTTTCGGCGAAGGAAGCCGCCGGGAGGATCACATCTGCATATTGGGCAGTTTCCGAGATGAACAAATCCTGCACGACGAAGAAATCCAGCTTTTCCAGGGCTTCGCGCACATGTTTGGCG from Chloroflexota bacterium harbors:
- a CDS encoding SDR family oxidoreductase; its protein translation is MASTKQWNTTNIPDIAGKTVLITGANSGIGYEAARALAQRGAEVMMACRSREKGEAAVQAILEETPQAKLNLMALNLADLASVREFAEKVRTEYAQLDLLINNAGVMAIPYRQTAEGFEMQLGTNHLGHFALTGLLLDLVLKAENARIVTISSQAHKTGRINFDDLNSEKSYSKWLAYGQSKLANLLFAYELQRKLAAAGHDTLSVAAHPGYSATNLQDSSGIFSALNPLIAQSAAMGALPTLFAATHPEVEGGDFIGPRSFGGWRGYPAKARSNLASYDESVAKKLWAVSEELTGVQYSF